The proteins below are encoded in one region of Gemmatimonadota bacterium:
- the hppD gene encoding 4-hydroxyphenylpyruvate dioxygenase, whose protein sequence is MTATITQPDLSTAHDAFPIHGTDYIEYWVGNAKQSMLYYCYAFGYELIGYRGPETGVRDRASYLLMQDKIRLVLTTPMGPEGEIAEHIHRHGDGVRDMAFWVEDARAAYAVAMERGAVSAGEPRVERDEHGEVIIAGIRTYGDTIHSIVERRNYTGLFLPGFVPMTSSYQSKSTGLKYVDHCVGNVELGKMNSWVEFYERVLGFTNILTFDDKQITTEYSALMSKVMSNGNGRIKFPINEPASGKKKSQIEEYLDFYRGPGVQHVAIATDDIITTVRDLRSRGIEFLRVPAAYYETVLDRVGKIDEDIAPLAELGILVDRDDEGYLLQIFTKPVQDRPTLFYEIIQRKGAKSFGAGNFKALFEAIEREQDARGNL, encoded by the coding sequence ATGACCGCCACTATCACGCAGCCTGACCTCTCGACCGCGCACGACGCCTTCCCGATCCACGGGACCGACTACATCGAGTACTGGGTCGGCAACGCCAAGCAGTCGATGCTCTACTACTGCTACGCCTTCGGCTACGAGCTGATCGGCTATCGCGGCCCCGAAACCGGTGTCCGTGATCGCGCCTCGTATCTGCTGATGCAGGACAAGATCCGCCTGGTGCTCACCACGCCGATGGGGCCCGAGGGCGAGATCGCCGAGCACATCCACCGTCACGGCGACGGCGTCCGCGACATGGCGTTCTGGGTCGAGGATGCGCGCGCGGCCTACGCGGTGGCCATGGAGCGCGGCGCGGTCTCCGCCGGCGAGCCACGCGTCGAGCGGGACGAACATGGCGAGGTGATCATCGCCGGCATCCGCACCTACGGCGACACGATCCACTCGATCGTCGAGCGGCGCAACTACACCGGGCTCTTCCTGCCGGGGTTCGTCCCGATGACCTCGAGCTACCAGTCGAAGTCGACCGGCCTCAAGTACGTCGACCACTGCGTCGGCAATGTCGAGCTCGGCAAGATGAACAGCTGGGTCGAGTTCTATGAACGCGTCCTCGGTTTCACCAACATCCTGACCTTCGACGACAAGCAGATCACCACCGAATACTCGGCGCTGATGTCGAAGGTGATGAGCAACGGCAACGGACGCATCAAGTTCCCGATCAACGAGCCGGCCAGCGGGAAGAAGAAGTCGCAGATCGAGGAGTACCTGGACTTCTATCGCGGCCCGGGCGTGCAGCACGTCGCGATCGCCACCGACGACATCATCACCACGGTGCGCGATCTCCGCTCGCGCGGCATCGAGTTCCTGCGGGTGCCGGCCGCGTACTACGAGACGGTGCTCGACCGGGTGGGGAAGATCGACGAGGACATCGCGCCGCTGGCGGAGCTGGGCATCCTCGTGGATCGCGACGACGAGGGCTACCTGCTGCAGATCTTCACCAAGCCGGTGCAGGATCGCCCTACGCTCTTCTACGAGATCATCCAGCGGAAGGGCGCCAAGAGCTTCGGGGCCGGCAACTTCAAGGCGCTGTTCGAGGCGATCGAGCGCGAGCAGGACGCGCGGGGGAACCTCTAG